In a genomic window of Scyliorhinus torazame isolate Kashiwa2021f chromosome 5, sScyTor2.1, whole genome shotgun sequence:
- the LOC140419627 gene encoding uncharacterized protein isoform X2 encodes MRSADDSSGFRQLDGNRPLVRSRSFHRVFEEEASKSGNSNQASHQDLRVLNLSYHEYHRTLNMEGKSTVHSGEKPYTCCVCGRGFNRSSGLTRHKCSHTEEKPWKCADCGKGFTSPSKLETHRHSHTGERPFTCSTCGKGFTRLSTMSTHQRIHTGERPFICSKCGMGFIQLATLQKHQPVHTGERPFTCSKCGKKFTESWSLKIHQRVHTDERPFQCPDCGKCYKSSGHLIRHKRVHTDERPFTCSHCGTGFRRSSHLTIHQRIHTGERPFTCSVCGKGFTTSSYLLTHQRIHTGERPFTCSVCGKGFTTSSYLLTHQRIHTGEEPSVGRDSLSHPTCRHTSEFTLRRDRSSAPSVGRDTLIHFTC; translated from the coding sequence tttcacagggtgttcgaagaggaggcttcaaagtctggaaactcaaaccaagcatcacatcaggatctgagagtcctcaatttatcatatcatgaatatcatcgtactttgaacatggaaggaaaaagcaccgttcacagtggggagaaaccgtacacgtgttgtgtgtgtggacgaggattcaatcgatcatcaggcctcacgagacacaaatgcagtcacactgaggagaaaccgtggaaatgtgcggactgtgggaaaggattcacttccccatccaagctggaaactcatcgacacagtcacactggggagagaccattcacctgctccacgtgtgggaagggattcactcggttatccactaTGTCcacacaccaacgaattcacactggggagagaccattcatctgctccaagtgtgggatggGATTTATTCAGTTAGcgaccctgcagaaacaccagccagttcacactggagagaggccgttcacttgctccaagtgtgggaagaaatTCACTGAATCATGGTCCCtgaagatacaccagcgagttcacactgatgagagaccgttccaatgtccagactgcgggaagtgctataaaagttctgggcatCTGATTCGCCataaacgtgttcacactgacgagagaccgtttacatgctctcactgtgggactgggttcagacgatcatctcacctcactatacatcagcgaattcacactggggagaggccattcacctgctctgtgtgtgggaaaggatttacaacCTCATcctacctgctgacacaccagcgaattcacactggggagaggccattcacctgctctgtgtgtgggaaaggatttacaacCTCATcctacctgctgacacaccagcgaattcacactggggaggagccaagtgtgggaagggattcactcagtcatccaacctgcagacacaccagcgaattcacactgaggagagaccgttcatctgcgccaagtgtgggaagggatacactcaTTCAtttcacctgctga